The Elusimicrobiota bacterium sequence CATGCCCCGGACAGTCAATGTGCGCGTAATGCCGCTTCGCCGACTCGTACTCCACGTGGCTCACCGCAATCGTCACGATCTTCGTCTCGTCCCGAACCGTCCCGCCCTTGGCGATGTCCGCGTAGGCCAGCTCTTTGGCCTGTCCCGTTTTCGCCAAGACCTTTAAAATCGCGGTCGTTAACGTCGTCTTCCCATGATCCACGTGTCCGATCGTTCCGACGTTCACATGGGGTTTCGTACGCTCAAATTTAGGCTTGGACATAACTTTGTCTCCTCCCGTTATCCTTTAGAACTACCCGAAGCGCTGCTCCCTCCGGCTTTAGCGACAATCTCTTCAGATACATTGCGAGGCACTTCAGCATAATGGCTTGGCTCCAGATTGAACGAAGCTCGACCCTGGCTGAGGGATCGCACCGTTGTGGCATACCCGAACATCTCGGCAAGCGGCACCACGCCACGAATAAGACGTGCATTACCCCGCTGCTCATTTTCATTCACCTGAGCACGGCGGGAATTCAAATCCCCAATAATCGTCCCCATATAGTCTTCGGGGGTCACCACTTCAAATTTCATCACAGGCTCCAGCAATACCGGGCGCGCCTTCCTAGCACCTTCTTTGAAGGCCATTGAGCCCGCAATTTCAAACGCCATAGCATTGGAATCGACGTCGTGGTAGGAACCGTCGAAGACGGTACATTTTACATCAACCACAGGGTACCCGGCAAGGACTCCGCTTTCCATCGCCTGCTTCACGCCCTTTTCAACCGCCGGGATATATTCGCGAGGGATCGAACCGCCCTTGATTTTATCGACGAACTCAAAACCTTTTCCGGTCTCCAGCGGTTCCACAATAATCCAACAGTGTCCATATTGACCGCGGCCTCCGGTTTGCTTGATATATTTCCCTTCGACTTCGACTTTCTGACGGATCGTTTCGCGGTAAGCCACTTGCGGACGGCCGACATTAGCCTGCACGTTAAACTCGCGCTTCATGCGATCGACAAGAATTTCCAGATGCAACTCTCCCATACCCGAAATAATCGTCTGGGATGTTTCTTCGTCTGTTCGAACACGGAACGTCGGATCCTCTTCGGCCAAACGACTCAACGCCATCGCCAGGCGCTCTTCATCCGCTTTCGATTTCGGTTCAATGGCGACCGAAATCACCGGTTCAGGGAAATGCATGGACTCGAGGATAATGGGGTTTTTAATATCGCAAAGGGTGTTTCCGGTCGTTGTCCCCTTCAGACCAACCACCGCCGCGATATCGCCAGCGTAGACTTCTTTGACGTCTTCGCTTTTATCGGCATGCATGCGCAAGATTTGGCTAATGCGTTCTTCGGAATTTTTTGAGCTGTTCGCGACATAACTGCCCGCCTGAAGCGTCCCCGAATACACACGAAAATAGGTCAGTCTCCGTCCTCCGGCGCGAGGATCGACTTGGATTTTAAACGCCAGCGCGGAGAAAGGGGCCTCATCTTTTGGGTCTCGAGTGATCGCTTCATTGGTTTTCTGATCATGACCCGGCGTCGGAGGAAGATCGACCGGCGAAGGAAGGTAATCGCAAACAGCATCTAAAAGCGGTTGAACTCCTTTATTTTTGTAAGCAGAACCGCACAAAATCGGGAAAAATTTGCCGGTGATGGTCGCTTTCCGGATGCCGACGATCAGTTCATGCTCGGAAATCTCTTTGCCATCTAAATATTTTTCCATCAGCTTGTCGTCAAACTCGGCGACTTTTTCAACCAAGTGGGCATGGGCGGAGTGGGCCGCTTCCTTCATTTCGGATGGGATTTCCATCGTCTCATATTTCGTGCCAAGTTTATCGCTGTTCCAGACATAAGCTTTCATCCGAACCAGATCGATAAGACCCGAGAAGTTGACCTCTGCTCCGATCGGAAGCTGGATCGGAACCGGGCCCTTCGCATCCAATTTCTCGTGCATCGACCGGACGCACATATCAAAATCCGCCCCGACTTTATCCATCTTATTCATGAAGGCTAGGCGCGGCACGTGATAACGTTCGGCCTGCCGCCAGACGGTTTCCGATTGAGGCTCAACACCATTCCCGGCGTCAAAAACGACAACCGCCCCATCCAGCACTCGCAGAGAGCGCTCCACTTCCATCGTAAAATCGACGTGCCCAGGGGTGTCAATAATATTAACCTGCCGCTCCACCCCATCCACTGGTTTCCAAGTACAGTAGGTGGCGGCCGCCGTAATCGTGATGCCGCGTTCCCGTTCCTGCTCCATCCAGTCCGTCGTCGTGTTTCCGTCGTGCACCTCGCCGATTTTGTAAATGCGACCGGTGTAAAAAAGGATACGCTCGGTCGTGGTCGTCTTGCCTGCGTCAATGTGGGCGCAGATGCCAATATTTCGGATTCGCTCTAAAGGAAATTGTCTGGGCATAAAAATTACCAGCGGTAGTGTGCAAACGCCTTATTGGCATCCGCCATTCGGTGGGTATCTTCTCGCTTTTTAATGGCTCCGCCTTCCCGGCGACTGGCGGCAAGGATCTCGTCGGCCAATCGCTCCGAAAAAGGCTTCCCAGTCTTTTCGCGGGCGAACTGCATGATCCAACGCATCGCCAAAGCCGTTCCTCTTTCAGGGCGCACCTGGACTGGAACCTGATACGTGGCTCCGCCCACACGCCGTGGTTTGACTTCGACCAGAGGTTTCACATTATCAATCGCGCGATTAAAAATAGCCAGCGGCTCTTCTTTTGTTTTCGCTTGGATTAGATTAAAAGCCTGCTCCAAAATTCGCTCCGACATGCTCTTTTTCCCCTCAAAATTCATGCGGTTAATAAAGCGGGATACCAAAACGGATCCATACTTAAAATGGGGGTCCGGCAGTGCACGACGCTCACGAGGTTTTAACGTTTTTCGGGGCACTTCGAATTCTCCTTAAAAAATAATTGACATGACAAGGCATTGCCTTTGGACAGGCATCCTCGGTGTCGCCTAAGCCGCTTTCGGCCTTTTGGCTCCGTATTTCGAACGACTTTGTTTGCGATCTTGAACGCCCGTAGCATCCAGTGTGCCGCGAACGATATGATATCGAACTCCCGGAAGGTCTTTAACGCGGCCGCCTCGAACCAGAACAATAGAGTGTTCTTGCAGATTATGGCCAACACCGGGGATATAAGAGGTTACTTCGAAACCAGAGGTCAATTTCACACGCGCCACTTTTCGCAACGCCGAATTGGGTTTCTTAGGAGTGGTCGTATACACACGCGTGCAAACACCACGACGCTGAGGACACTCTACCAAAGCGGGGGCTTTGGTCTTCGAAATCAATGGCATGCGACCAGATCGTACCAACTGATTAACTGTAGGCACTTTTTAACTTCCTTCTGTTATCAAACGATTCTGCCGCAATCCGGTCCCGGCCGGAATGAGGTGACCAATAATAACATTTTCTTTGAGCCCGCGGAGATAGTCCATGGCACCGGAAGCGGAAGCCTCGGTCAGGACACGCGTGGTTTCCTGGAAACTCGCCGCAGAAATCAAAGACTCCGACGACAGGGAGGCTTTGGTGATTCCCAGGAGCACGGGCTGCGCCTCAGCGGGTTCGCCGCCATTGGTCAGGACCTGCTCATTCAGCCGCTTAAAGCGGTTTTTGCTGACGATTTCGCCAATCAGCAACTCGGTGTCACCGGACTTGGTGATCCGCACATTGGAAAGCATTTGCCGGACGATAATTTCAATATGTTTGTCGTTAATGACCACCCCCTGCAGGCGATACACTTCCTGAATTTCGTTAACCAGATGTTCCTGGACCGCCTTGGCATCTTTGACCTTCAGGATGTCGTGCGGATTAATGGACCCGTCGGTCAGCGCTTCGCCAACAGCGACCCGATCGCCTTCATAAACCACAAGGTGTTTACCATGCGGGATGTTGTATTCCCGAACTGTTCCAGTTTCTTCATCCGTCACAATAACCTTCTGGCCACCCTTCGGCGTCGTTCCCAGTTTCACGGTTCCTGGAATCTCGGAGATAATACAGGCATTTCGGGGACGGCGAGCTTCAAAAAGTTCGACGACGCGCGGTAAACCGCCGGTGATATCCTTGGTCTTGGTGACTTCCTGCGGAATCTTGGCGAGCACATCGCCGGCTTCCACCTTCTGTCCTTCTTCAACACTCACGTACGTATCCACAGGCAATGTGTACGCGGCCATCCGCTTTCCGTTTTTGAGAATGACCACCTGCGGATGCAGACGTTCTGCACGGTGTTCGATAATGACCCGTTCGGTCAGTCCCGTCACCTTATTCTTCTCCTGGTGAACGGTAATACCTTCGATTACATCCTCCAACTTGACCGTCCCGTCAAACTCCGTAATGATGGGCATCGCGTGCGGATCCCATTCCGCGATGAGGGTCGCTTTGGTAACCGCCTTATTCTCGGTGACTTTCATGCGCGCGCCATAGGGCAATCGATGATGTTCTCTTTCTTTGCCGCTTTCTTCCTTAATCGATACCTCGGCGTTGCGGCTGAAAACAATTTGTTGATTGCGCTTATCTTTCAATAGGCGAACATTAAAGAAGCGAACCGCTCCATCGTGCCCGGCCACAATTTGTGATCGTTTTACGACGCGGCTCGCCGTTCCGCCGATATGGAACGTCCGCAGGGTCAGCTGCGTACCCGGTTCGCCAATGGATTGAGCGGCGACAATTCCGGTGGCTTCTCCCATACCCACCATGCGGCCGTTCGCCAGATTCAAACCGTAGCATTTGGCGCACACGCCCCATTTCGATTCGCACGTCAAGACAGAACGAATCCGAATGCGGTCGATTTCCGCCTCTTTGACCTTTTTGGCCGCATCAGCCGTAATGAGCTCGCCCGCTTTAATAATGACCTCATCGGTCAACGGATGCGTCACCGTATCCAGCGCCACTCGTCCGACAATACGTTCTTCCAGAGGCTCAATGACTTCGTCACCAGAGGACAGGGTCCCGATGGACACTCCTGTAATGGTGCCGCAGTCCTCCTGCGTAATCACCACATCGTTGGCCACATCCACGAGTCGCCGCGTCAGGTAACCGGCATCCGCTGTTTTCAGAGCGGTATCGGCCAAACCTTTACGACCACCGTGCGTGGAAATAAAGTACTCCAGAACCGTGAGACCTTCCCTAAAGTTGGAGATAACAGGCGATTCGATAATTTCGCCGACGC is a genomic window containing:
- the fusA gene encoding elongation factor G, coding for MPRQFPLERIRNIGICAHIDAGKTTTTERILFYTGRIYKIGEVHDGNTTTDWMEQERERGITITAAATYCTWKPVDGVERQVNIIDTPGHVDFTMEVERSLRVLDGAVVVFDAGNGVEPQSETVWRQAERYHVPRLAFMNKMDKVGADFDMCVRSMHEKLDAKGPVPIQLPIGAEVNFSGLIDLVRMKAYVWNSDKLGTKYETMEIPSEMKEAAHSAHAHLVEKVAEFDDKLMEKYLDGKEISEHELIVGIRKATITGKFFPILCGSAYKNKGVQPLLDAVCDYLPSPVDLPPTPGHDQKTNEAITRDPKDEAPFSALAFKIQVDPRAGGRRLTYFRVYSGTLQAGSYVANSSKNSEERISQILRMHADKSEDVKEVYAGDIAAVVGLKGTTTGNTLCDIKNPIILESMHFPEPVISVAIEPKSKADEERLAMALSRLAEEDPTFRVRTDEETSQTIISGMGELHLEILVDRMKREFNVQANVGRPQVAYRETIRQKVEVEGKYIKQTGGRGQYGHCWIIVEPLETGKGFEFVDKIKGGSIPREYIPAVEKGVKQAMESGVLAGYPVVDVKCTVFDGSYHDVDSNAMAFEIAGSMAFKEGARKARPVLLEPVMKFEVVTPEDYMGTIIGDLNSRRAQVNENEQRGNARLIRGVVPLAEMFGYATTVRSLSQGRASFNLEPSHYAEVPRNVSEEIVAKAGGSSASGSSKG
- the rpsG gene encoding 30S ribosomal protein S7; this encodes MPRKTLKPRERRALPDPHFKYGSVLVSRFINRMNFEGKKSMSERILEQAFNLIQAKTKEEPLAIFNRAIDNVKPLVEVKPRRVGGATYQVPVQVRPERGTALAMRWIMQFAREKTGKPFSERLADEILAASRREGGAIKKREDTHRMADANKAFAHYRW
- the rpsL gene encoding 30S ribosomal protein S12, whose translation is MPTVNQLVRSGRMPLISKTKAPALVECPQRRGVCTRVYTTTPKKPNSALRKVARVKLTSGFEVTSYIPGVGHNLQEHSIVLVRGGRVKDLPGVRYHIVRGTLDATGVQDRKQSRSKYGAKRPKAA